In the Campylobacter concisus ATCC 51562 genome, one interval contains:
- the hslV gene encoding ATP-dependent protease subunit HslV — MFHATTILAYKGKNKSVIGGDGQVSFGNTVLKGNAVKIRKIHNGKVLAGFAGSTADAFNLFDMFEKNLEHTKGDLLKAVIEFSKEWRKDKYLRKLEAMMLVLDRDKIFLLSGTGDVVEPEDGKIAAIGSGGNYALSAARALDKFADIDEEELVKESLKIAGEICIYTNTNIKTYVLE; from the coding sequence ATGTTTCATGCGACAACCATCTTAGCCTACAAAGGCAAAAATAAATCTGTCATCGGCGGCGACGGACAAGTGAGTTTTGGCAATACTGTCTTAAAAGGCAATGCCGTTAAAATCCGCAAAATTCACAACGGCAAAGTCCTAGCTGGCTTTGCTGGTAGCACTGCTGACGCGTTTAATCTTTTTGATATGTTTGAGAAAAATTTAGAGCATACAAAGGGCGATTTGCTAAAAGCGGTTATAGAATTTAGTAAAGAGTGGCGCAAAGACAAGTATCTAAGAAAGCTTGAGGCGATGATGCTTGTGCTTGATAGGGATAAAATTTTCTTACTTAGTGGCACTGGAGATGTTGTAGAACCAGAAGATGGCAAGATAGCAGCTATCGGAAGTGGTGGTAACTACGCACTTTCAGCGGCCCGTGCCTTAGATAAATTTGCCGATATAGACGAAGAGGAGCTAGTCAAAGAGAGCCTCAAGATCGCCGGCGAAATTTGCATCTATACAAATACGAACATCAAAACTTATGTTTTAGAATAA
- the rplI gene encoding 50S ribosomal protein L9, with product MKVLLIKDVKALGKAGEIKEVKDGYGNNFLIGKGFAKAATPDVLRQYEAAQKRKAEELKYEIANLEKLKEELEKVTVVIKKTLGANGSLFGSVSKEEIAAELEKTHHLVVEKKAIDMDTHLKAVGLYDVHVKLGHSINANLKVDVQGE from the coding sequence ATGAAAGTATTATTAATAAAAGATGTTAAGGCGCTTGGAAAAGCTGGCGAGATAAAAGAGGTAAAAGATGGCTATGGCAATAACTTTTTAATCGGCAAAGGCTTTGCAAAAGCAGCCACTCCAGATGTCCTTCGCCAATATGAAGCGGCTCAAAAGAGAAAGGCTGAAGAGCTAAAATATGAGATCGCAAATTTAGAAAAGCTTAAAGAAGAGCTTGAAAAAGTGACAGTCGTCATCAAAAAAACCCTTGGTGCAAATGGCTCGCTTTTTGGCTCGGTCTCAAAAGAGGAGATCGCAGCAGAGCTTGAAAAAACTCATCATTTAGTTGTCGAGAAAAAAGCGATCGACATGGATACGCATCTAAAAGCAGTCGGCCTTTATGACGTTCATGTAAAGCTCGGACACTCGATAAATGCGAATTTAAAGGTTGATGTGCAAGGAGAGTAG
- a CDS encoding argininosuccinate synthase — translation MKKDVKKVVLAYSGGLDTSIILKWLQDEYNCEVVTFTADIGQGEELEPARKKALALGVKPENIFIEDLREEFVRDYVFPMFRANAIYEGEYLLGTSIARPLIAKRQSEIARLVGADGVSHGATGKGNDQVRFELGYYALGDNLTIIAPWREWDLNSREKLLAYAEKNGIDITKKPGKSPYSMDANLLHISYEGLVLEDPSHAPEDDMWRWTVSPKDAPDKSEIIEIGYEKGDPVSINGKKMSPAEILTELNRLGAKHGIGRLDIVENRSVGMKSRGCYETPGGTIMLKAHRAIESITLDRGAAHLKDEIMSRYAELIYNGYWWSPERNMLQALIDKSQEHVNGSVKVELYKGNVTILGRNSKNDNLFSEAYCTFEEDSVYDQKDAAGFIKLNALRFIIARKNGRKFY, via the coding sequence ATGAAAAAAGACGTAAAAAAAGTGGTTTTAGCATACTCTGGCGGACTTGACACAAGTATCATTTTAAAATGGCTTCAAGATGAATATAACTGCGAAGTAGTCACATTTACAGCTGACATTGGCCAAGGCGAGGAGCTAGAGCCTGCACGCAAAAAAGCCTTAGCACTTGGTGTAAAGCCTGAAAATATTTTTATAGAAGATTTAAGAGAAGAATTTGTACGTGATTATGTGTTTCCAATGTTTAGAGCAAATGCCATCTATGAGGGCGAGTATCTGCTTGGCACTTCGATAGCGCGCCCACTAATAGCAAAACGCCAAAGCGAGATCGCAAGACTTGTTGGCGCTGATGGCGTGAGCCACGGAGCAACAGGCAAAGGCAACGACCAAGTTCGCTTTGAGCTCGGATATTACGCACTTGGTGACAACCTAACTATCATCGCTCCATGGCGTGAGTGGGATCTAAACAGCCGTGAAAAGCTCTTAGCATACGCTGAGAAAAATGGCATAGATATCACCAAAAAACCAGGCAAAAGCCCATACTCAATGGACGCAAATTTACTTCACATAAGCTATGAGGGTCTAGTGCTTGAAGACCCAAGCCACGCACCAGAAGATGATATGTGGAGATGGACAGTAAGTCCAAAAGATGCTCCAGATAAGAGCGAGATCATCGAGATCGGCTATGAAAAAGGTGATCCAGTGAGCATAAACGGCAAAAAAATGAGCCCAGCTGAAATTTTAACCGAGCTAAACCGCCTTGGCGCAAAACACGGTATAGGCAGACTTGACATCGTAGAAAACCGCTCAGTTGGCATGAAGAGCCGCGGCTGCTACGAAACTCCTGGCGGCACGATAATGCTAAAAGCTCACAGAGCGATAGAGAGCATCACACTTGACCGCGGTGCGGCTCACTTAAAAGATGAGATCATGTCAAGATACGCCGAGCTAATTTACAACGGCTACTGGTGGTCACCTGAGCGAAATATGCTTCAAGCTCTCATCGACAAAAGTCAAGAGCACGTAAATGGCTCTGTTAAAGTTGAGCTTTATAAAGGCAACGTGACTATCCTTGGCAGAAACAGCAAAAATGACAATCTATTTAGCGAGGCATACTGCACATTTGAGGAAGACAGCGTGTATGATCAAAAAGATGCAGCTGGGTTTATCAAGCTAAATGCACTTCGCTTCATCATCGCACGTAAAAATGGGCGAAAATTTTACTAA
- a CDS encoding TonB-dependent receptor domain-containing protein, whose protein sequence is MRKTKFIAICLSVCVTNSLFGAEHKDNNETRLDGVVVSASGFSQQIKEAPASISVISGDELTKDSFTSLQSIAQKVPGVNVVGGEDGAASGISIRGMEKSQTLVLIDGKRVNSSSANPKGGAGDMNSNFIPPAEAIERIEVIRGPMSSLYGSDAVGGVINIITKKDFSKFSGNVGISTTINTHKGIGDGRQGDFYLNLPLYKDLFALQLWGYKKLRDEDNYKGGYQKSDKRNLSAKLWITPDEHNKFFILGSNERHDYSRTIGKSATTRTNRLLNAYDYEKKSYGVGYLGEFDNLNADLSYIYDETQRTSLFDSLIPAKAKNHNFNSKFTTFLGAHALTFGYDFSKQNVGTTFIVSNASRNGLRNPKSYSMSEHAGFIEDEWQILDEKLFLTLGSRLTHNEFFGNHLSPRAYLVYNATDTLSLKGGVATGYKTPNVNQISPEVGTIQNAWRIVDFGNKDLKPEKSITYEVGAYYDNQADFRGSVMFFKNEFKDKILDTDGSNVNRIPAFGTCTNAPDVTCPGWGTYFNIEGATVWGVELSGDYDILSNLNLSSNYTYNKSKIKTGNPTINTPRGPMKFSETNLGRLDAKSLTATPEHAFHATLAYKPIKSVKTFFTTNYESKLTSVKFGPGNKVSENNKNLLTFDTGVSWDANKHLTLSLNAYNIFDKIRYDEALADDGNYYWYPQEGRRFWFKVAAKW, encoded by the coding sequence GTGAGAAAAACAAAATTTATTGCCATCTGCCTTAGTGTTTGTGTGACAAATTCGCTCTTTGGAGCAGAGCATAAAGACAATAACGAAACAAGGCTTGATGGTGTTGTAGTAAGTGCGAGTGGCTTTTCGCAGCAGATCAAAGAAGCTCCTGCGAGCATAAGCGTGATAAGCGGCGATGAGCTTACAAAAGATAGCTTTACTTCGCTCCAATCTATCGCCCAAAAAGTGCCAGGCGTAAATGTCGTTGGTGGCGAAGACGGAGCAGCTAGTGGTATCTCGATACGTGGTATGGAGAAGTCTCAAACGCTAGTTTTAATTGATGGTAAAAGAGTAAATTCAAGTAGCGCAAATCCAAAGGGCGGAGCAGGGGATATGAACTCAAATTTCATCCCACCAGCCGAGGCGATCGAGCGTATAGAGGTCATCCGTGGTCCTATGAGCTCGCTTTATGGTAGCGACGCAGTTGGTGGCGTGATAAATATCATCACTAAAAAAGATTTTTCAAAATTTAGTGGCAATGTCGGCATCTCAACCACGATAAACACTCATAAAGGTATAGGCGATGGCAGGCAAGGCGACTTTTATCTAAATTTACCTCTCTATAAAGACCTTTTTGCACTCCAGCTTTGGGGCTATAAAAAACTAAGAGATGAGGACAACTATAAAGGCGGATATCAAAAGAGCGATAAGAGAAATTTAAGCGCAAAACTTTGGATCACACCAGACGAGCACAATAAATTTTTCATCCTTGGCTCAAATGAAAGGCATGATTACTCAAGAACTATTGGAAAGTCAGCCACTACTAGAACAAACAGACTTCTAAACGCCTATGACTATGAGAAAAAGAGCTATGGCGTGGGCTATCTTGGCGAATTTGATAATCTAAATGCCGATCTTAGCTACATTTATGATGAGACACAAAGAACGAGCCTTTTTGACAGCCTCATACCTGCAAAAGCCAAAAATCACAACTTTAATTCAAAATTTACAACCTTTCTTGGTGCTCACGCACTAACTTTTGGCTATGACTTTAGCAAACAAAATGTTGGTACGACCTTCATCGTCTCAAACGCCTCAAGGAATGGTCTTAGAAATCCAAAAAGTTACTCAATGAGTGAGCATGCGGGATTTATCGAGGATGAGTGGCAAATTTTAGATGAGAAGCTATTTTTAACGCTTGGCTCAAGACTCACTCACAACGAATTTTTTGGTAATCACCTCTCGCCAAGAGCCTACCTAGTCTATAACGCCACAGATACGCTAAGCTTAAAAGGTGGCGTAGCAACTGGCTATAAAACGCCAAATGTCAATCAAATTTCTCCAGAAGTAGGCACTATTCAAAATGCTTGGAGAATAGTTGATTTTGGAAACAAAGATCTAAAGCCAGAAAAAAGCATAACTTATGAAGTTGGTGCATATTATGACAATCAGGCTGATTTTAGAGGCTCGGTAATGTTTTTTAAAAATGAATTTAAAGACAAGATCCTAGATACCGACGGCAGTAATGTAAATAGAATTCCAGCTTTTGGTACTTGCACAAATGCACCAGACGTTACTTGCCCTGGCTGGGGAACTTACTTTAACATTGAGGGTGCGACCGTTTGGGGAGTGGAGCTAAGTGGCGACTATGACATCCTTTCAAACTTAAATCTAAGCTCAAATTACACCTATAATAAGTCAAAGATAAAAACCGGCAACCCAACTATAAATACGCCAAGAGGCCCTATGAAATTTAGTGAGACAAATCTTGGTAGACTTGATGCAAAAAGCCTAACAGCAACCCCAGAGCATGCATTTCATGCAACACTTGCTTATAAACCAATCAAGAGTGTAAAAACATTCTTCACCACAAACTATGAGAGTAAGCTTACTAGTGTGAAATTTGGCCCTGGCAATAAAGTGAGTGAAAATAATAAAAATTTACTCACATTTGATACAGGCGTAAGCTGGGATGCGAACAAGCACCTAACGCTTAGCCTAAATGCTTACAACATCTTTGATAAAATAAGATACGATGAGGCGCTAGCAGACGACGGCAATTACTACTGGTATCCACAAGAGGGCAGGAGATTTTGGTTTAAGGTCGCTGCAAAATGGTAA
- a CDS encoding alpha/beta hydrolase, whose product MVRAFKFLLFTLGVTQTLHAGPSQTPEPLSQKAASKFEISTFKMSANDEIYKIFTAKLKGQNEFKNVLFLLDANAQFNMLLNEFDGKAAPLIIGIGYDTDKSYEVEKRTRDLTPKAEGEEFSKGGGADAFYHFLTKNLVSLIDEKFNVQGSQKSLYGHSFGGLFTLYALLKNDGVFSNFFIASPSLWWGESEILKRNLSEGKFKEKLKAKFVFLSVGELEKRKGKTDKAGILKASDLAQILKQSGVNSHFELFKNETHGSVIPLNLKELLKYLKD is encoded by the coding sequence ATGGTAAGAGCGTTTAAATTTTTGCTTTTTACGCTTGGTGTGACGCAGACTTTGCACGCAGGACCTAGCCAAACGCCTGAGCCACTTAGCCAAAAAGCTGCTAGTAAATTTGAAATTTCAACCTTTAAAATGAGTGCAAATGATGAAATTTATAAAATTTTTACAGCCAAGCTAAAGGGGCAAAATGAGTTTAAAAATGTGCTTTTCTTACTTGATGCAAACGCCCAGTTTAACATGCTTTTAAATGAATTTGATGGCAAGGCTGCACCACTAATAATAGGCATAGGATATGACACAGACAAAAGTTACGAGGTAGAAAAACGCACAAGAGACCTCACGCCAAAGGCAGAGGGTGAGGAGTTTAGTAAAGGTGGGGGCGCAGATGCGTTTTACCACTTTTTAACTAAAAATTTAGTGTCGCTAATCGATGAGAAATTTAACGTGCAAGGTAGCCAAAAGAGCCTTTATGGACACTCTTTTGGCGGCCTTTTTACGCTTTATGCTTTGCTTAAAAATGATGGTGTATTTTCGAATTTCTTTATCGCTTCGCCATCTCTTTGGTGGGGCGAGTCTGAAATTTTAAAGCGAAATTTGAGCGAGGGTAAATTTAAAGAGAAACTAAAGGCTAAATTTGTCTTTCTCAGCGTTGGCGAGCTTGAAAAGAGAAAGGGCAAAACAGACAAAGCTGGCATTTTAAAGGCGAGCGATCTAGCCCAAATTTTAAAACAAAGTGGCGTAAATTCTCACTTTGAGCTTTTTAAAAATGAAACCCATGGCAGCGTCATACCTCTAAATTTAAAAGAGCTTTTAAAATATCTAAAGGATTAA
- a CDS encoding RNA-binding S4 domain-containing protein has protein sequence MRVDKFLNVVNITKRRAVSEDMCKSGVVSINGVQAKAAKDVKIGDVITIKFLAREARYEVLAIPTTKSIPKSAQSEYVKEL, from the coding sequence ATGAGAGTAGATAAATTTTTAAACGTAGTAAATATCACCAAAAGGCGTGCCGTTAGCGAAGATATGTGCAAAAGCGGCGTTGTGAGCATCAACGGCGTGCAGGCAAAAGCAGCAAAAGATGTAAAGATCGGCGACGTTATCACTATAAAATTTCTAGCTCGTGAGGCGAGATACGAGGTGCTAGCGATCCCAACTACAAAAAGCATACCAAAAAGCGCTCAAAGCGAATATGTAAAAGAGCTTTGA